In Pomacea canaliculata isolate SZHN2017 linkage group LG12, ASM307304v1, whole genome shotgun sequence, a single genomic region encodes these proteins:
- the LOC112577381 gene encoding uncharacterized protein LOC112577381 — protein sequence MRECLIKIFHSGDTSAHYQSRRHPSVASRLTSGSGEDKYKNGRPLKEEQSALDTTASPVQLGKQDFLLLTDTQHEGCCPPDVVRHRGYELRHLLLQPSLVQVRRSWPGIRRPWIWWIGIWFGLRRSRIWFGIWWSWTRLWQIWLTRRRSLRLEGGPVLLNCEIVHMSKVLRRSSRYCCLIVSSFSQ from the exons ATGAGGGAATGtcttatcaaaatatttcacagtGGCGATACTTCAGCCCACTATCAGAGTAGA AGACATCCATCAGTGGCTAGCAGATTGACCTCAGGGTCAGGAgaagacaagtataaaaatGGCCGCCCTTTGAAGGAGGAGCAGTCCGCTCTTGACACCACAGCAAGTCCCGTCCAGCTTGGGAAACAAGATTTTCTCCTCCTCACAGAT ACTCAACATGAAGGCTGTTGTCCTCCTGATGTTGTGCGCCATCGTGGCTATGAGCTCCGCCACCTTCTTCTACAACCCTCTCTTGTACAAGTTCGGCGGTCTTGGCCTGGGATTCGGCGGCCTTGGATTTGGTGGATTGGGATATGGTTTGGGTTACGGCGGTCTAGGATATGGTTTGGGATATGGTGGTCTTGGACTCGGCTTTGGCAAATTTGGCTTACTAGGCGGAGGTCTCTACGGCTTGAAGGGGGGCCTGTACTACTAAACTGCGAAATCGTCCACATG tccAAAGTTTTGCGTCGTTCATCCAGATATTGCTGCCTTAtcgtttcttcattttcacaatga